In Lycium ferocissimum isolate CSIRO_LF1 chromosome 11, AGI_CSIRO_Lferr_CH_V1, whole genome shotgun sequence, a single genomic region encodes these proteins:
- the LOC132036197 gene encoding uncharacterized protein LOC132036197: MYGTQSRRKDLEFEYHPQIQILRPSIHSRRENITVKFQDLYGFTVEGNVDDVNVLNEVREKVREQGRVWWALEASKGANWYLQTQVTSTLKTSLKLSALVNAITLKKLIRKGIPPVLRPKVWFSLSGAAKKKSTVPESYYQDLTMAVVDMHTPATKQIDHDLPRTFPGHPWLDTPDGHSALRRVLVAYSFRDSDVGYCQGLNYVAALLLLVMKTEEDAFWMLAVLLENVLVSDCYTNNLSGCHVEQRVFKDLLTKKCPRLAAHLDSLEFDVSLVCTEWFLCLFSKSLPSETTLRVWDVLFYEGAKVLFHVALAIFKMNEEKLLVAHHVGDVISIIQRSTHHLFDPDDLLTVAFDKVGSMTTTTISKQRKKQEPAVMAELDQRSRRLNSVNPDEKR, encoded by the exons ATGTATGGAACACAAAGTAGAAGAAAAGATTTGGAATTTGAATACCATCCTCAAATTCAGATATTGAGGCCAAGTATTCATTCAAGAAGGGAAAATATAACTGTGAAATTTCAAGATCTATATGGTTTCACAGTTGAAGGCaatgttgatgatgttaatgtGTTAAATGAGGTTAGGGAAAAGGTTAGGGAACAAGGGAGGGTTTGGTGGGCATTGGAAGCTAGTAAAGGTGCAAATTGGTATTTGCAAACACAAGTTACATCAACCCTTAAAACATCCTTAAAACTGTCTGCTTTGGTGAATGCAATTACTTTGAAGAAGCTAATTAGGAAAGGGATACCACCTGTGTTGAGGCCTAAGGTGTGGTTTTCACTATCAGGGGCTGCTAAGAAGAAATCAACCGTGCCTGAAAGTTATTATCAAGATTTGACCATGGCTGTTGTGGATATGCACACACCTGCAACAAAACAGATTGATCAT GACCTCCCACGAACCTTTCCTGGTCATCCCTGGTTGGACACTCCTGACGGTCATTCTGCCCTTAGGCGGGTTCTTGTTGCCTATTCCTTCCGAGATTCTGATGTTGGCTACTGCCAG GGATTGAACTATGTTGCAGCATTATTGTTGCTTGTGATGAAAACTGAAGAAGATGCTTTCTGGATGCTTGCTGTCCTTTTGGAGAATGTCTTGGTTAGTGATTGTTATACTAATAACTTGTCCGGATGCCATGTTGAGCAAAGAGTCTTCAAGGATCTACTAACCAAAAAATGTCCAAG GTTAGCCGCTCATTTGGATTCTCTAGAATTTGATGTTTCTCTTGTTTGCACTGAGTGGTTTCTCTGCCTTTTCTCCAAAAGTTTGCCTTCTGAG ACAACTTTGCGGGTATGGGATGTCCTCTTCTATGAAGGCGCTAAGGTTCTATTTCATGTAGCATTGGCAATTTTCAAG ATGAATGAAGAGAAGTTGCTGGTAGCACATCATGTGGGGGATGTAATTAGTATCATACAGAGAAGCACTCATCACCTTTTTGATCCTGATGACTTGTTGACG GTTGCTTTTGACAAAGTTGGCTCTATGACAACAACTACTATATCAAAACAGAGGAAAAAGCAGGAACCAGCAGTAATGGCAGAGCTCGACCAGAGATCCAGACGGTTAAATTCTGTAAATCCAGATGAAAAACGGTAG